The following are from one region of the Leclercia sp. AS011 genome:
- the yhdP gene encoding AsmA2 domain-containing protein YhdP, whose protein sequence is MRRLPGILLLTGATLIVIVALLVSGLRLVLPHLDTWRPQVLAKIESATGMPVAASQLNASWQNFGPTLEVRDINAQLKDGGYLKIKRVTLALDVWQSLLHLRWQFRDLTFYQLQFLTNTPLKSGDQGEGFEANRISDLFLRQFDHFDLRDSEISFITLSGQRAELAIPQLTWLNGKERHRAEGQVSLSSLNGQHGVMQVRMDLRDDNGLLNNGKVWMQADDVDVKPWLGEWVQQNMQLETARFSIEGWMTLTNGQFASGDLWLKQGGASWPGKARQHQLSVDNLTAHVTREKEGWQFAIPDTRITMDDKAWPRGALALAWIPGQDVGGANNKRSDELRIRASNLELSGLEGLRTIAAKLSPSLGEVWQATQPVGAINALALDIPLQETEKTRFNITWTDLAWKQWELLPGAEHFSGTLQGSVEDGRLVAHMRDAKMPYETVFRAPLEIEKGTATLHWLKNEKGFQLDGRDIDVKAKAVHARGDFRYLQPAGDEPWLGILAGISTDDGSQAWRYFPENLMGKALVDYLSGAIQGGQADNATLAYGGNPHLFPYKHNEGQFQVLVPLRNATYAFQPDWPALKNLDIELNFINDGLWMKTDGVALGGVKASNLTAVIPDYSKEKLLIDADINGPGKAVGPYFDDTPLEDSLGATLQQLQLDGYVNARLHLDIPLDGTMTIAKGDVRLKNNSLFIKPLDSTINNLSGQFSFVNGDLKSGPLTASWFNQPVNIDFSTTEGEKAYQVGINLDASWQPSRMDVLPKAISQSLEGRLPWNGKVAIELPYRGDAHYKVDISSDLKNVSSDLPSPLEKSAGEPLPVKLNVDGDLNSFTLTGNAGSKNHFNSRWLLNRKLTLDRAIWASDSRTLPPLPEQAGIELNLPPMDGAEWLALFQSGVGQNVDESAQFPQHITVRTPALTLGGQQWNNLSIVSQPTLNGSKVEAQGREINATLLMRDTAPWQAAIRYLYFNPATATAGKGSPVSPLASTTRVNFSGWPDLQLRCAECWLWGQKYGRIDGDFTIKGNTLSLAGGLIDTGFGRLTANGEWVNGTEQRTSLKGQIKGNKLDAASNYFGITTPIRGSSFDLDYDLHWRAQPWKPDEASLNGILKTRLGKGEIADLSTGHAGQLLRLLSFDALLRKLRFDFSDTFNEGFYFDSIRSTAWIKEGVLHTDDTLVDGLEADIAMKGSVNLVRRELDLEAVVAPEISATVGVAAAFAVNPIVGAAVFAASKVLGPLWSKVSILRYHITGPVDKPQINEVLRQPRKDAQQ, encoded by the coding sequence GTGAGGCGATTGCCGGGGATTTTACTGCTTACAGGGGCAACGCTGATAGTGATTGTCGCGCTGCTCGTAAGCGGGCTGCGTCTCGTATTGCCGCATCTGGACACCTGGCGTCCGCAGGTGCTGGCGAAGATTGAATCCGCGACCGGCATGCCCGTCGCGGCCAGCCAGCTCAACGCGAGCTGGCAGAATTTCGGCCCGACTCTTGAGGTGCGCGACATCAACGCGCAGCTGAAAGATGGCGGCTACCTTAAAATCAAGCGCGTCACCCTGGCGCTGGACGTATGGCAGAGCCTGCTGCACCTGCGCTGGCAGTTTCGCGATCTCACCTTTTATCAACTGCAATTTCTGACCAACACCCCGCTGAAAAGTGGCGATCAGGGCGAAGGCTTCGAGGCCAACCGCATCAGCGATCTGTTCCTGCGCCAGTTCGATCATTTCGATCTGCGCGACAGTGAAATCAGCTTTATCACCCTCTCCGGGCAGCGCGCCGAGCTGGCGATCCCCCAGCTTACCTGGCTCAACGGCAAAGAGCGGCACCGTGCGGAAGGCCAGGTCAGCCTCTCCAGCCTGAACGGACAGCATGGCGTGATGCAGGTGCGGATGGATCTGCGTGATGATAATGGCCTGCTGAATAACGGCAAAGTGTGGATGCAGGCCGATGACGTGGACGTCAAACCTTGGCTGGGTGAGTGGGTGCAGCAGAACATGCAGCTGGAAACCGCGCGCTTCAGTATTGAAGGGTGGATGACCCTCACCAACGGCCAGTTTGCCAGCGGCGATCTCTGGCTGAAGCAGGGGGGCGCCAGCTGGCCGGGAAAGGCGCGCCAGCATCAGCTTTCGGTTGATAACCTGACCGCCCACGTTACCCGCGAGAAAGAGGGCTGGCAGTTCGCCATCCCGGATACGCGCATCACCATGGACGACAAGGCGTGGCCGCGCGGAGCCCTGGCCCTGGCCTGGATCCCGGGGCAGGATGTCGGCGGTGCCAACAATAAACGCAGCGACGAGCTGCGCATTCGCGCCAGCAATCTGGAGCTGTCAGGTCTGGAAGGGCTGCGAACCATCGCGGCGAAGCTCTCCCCGTCGCTGGGCGAAGTCTGGCAGGCCACCCAGCCGGTAGGGGCCATTAACGCGCTGGCGCTGGATATTCCGCTGCAGGAGACGGAAAAAACCCGCTTCAACATCACCTGGACCGATCTCGCCTGGAAGCAGTGGGAGCTGCTGCCGGGGGCCGAGCATTTCAGCGGCACGTTGCAGGGCAGCGTGGAGGATGGCCGTCTGGTGGCCCACATGCGCGACGCGAAAATGCCTTACGAAACCGTCTTCCGCGCTCCGCTGGAGATAGAGAAAGGCACGGCCACTCTCCACTGGCTGAAGAACGAGAAAGGTTTCCAGCTCGACGGGCGTGATATCGATGTCAAAGCCAAAGCGGTGCACGCCCGGGGCGATTTCCGCTATCTGCAGCCGGCGGGCGATGAGCCCTGGCTGGGGATCCTGGCGGGCATCAGCACCGACGACGGATCCCAGGCCTGGCGCTATTTCCCTGAAAACCTGATGGGCAAAGCGCTGGTGGATTATCTCAGCGGTGCCATTCAGGGCGGGCAGGCGGATAACGCTACCCTGGCGTATGGTGGCAACCCGCACCTGTTCCCCTACAAGCACAACGAAGGCCAGTTCCAGGTTCTGGTGCCGTTACGCAACGCCACCTACGCCTTCCAGCCTGATTGGCCAGCGCTGAAAAACCTCGATATTGAGCTTAACTTCATCAACGACGGACTGTGGATGAAGACCGACGGCGTGGCGCTGGGCGGGGTGAAAGCCAGTAACCTGACCGCGGTGATCCCGGACTATTCGAAGGAAAAGCTGCTGATCGACGCCGATATTAACGGGCCGGGAAAAGCCGTGGGGCCGTACTTTGACGATACGCCGCTGGAGGATTCTCTCGGTGCCACGCTCCAGCAGCTCCAGTTGGATGGCTATGTGAATGCTCGCTTACATCTGGATATCCCGCTGGACGGCACCATGACCATCGCCAAAGGCGACGTCAGGCTGAAAAATAACAGTCTGTTCATCAAGCCGCTGGACAGCACCATTAACAATCTGAGCGGTCAGTTCAGCTTTGTGAATGGCGATCTGAAAAGCGGGCCGCTGACCGCAAGCTGGTTTAATCAGCCGGTGAATATCGACTTCTCCACCACCGAAGGCGAGAAAGCCTATCAGGTAGGGATCAATCTGGATGCCAGCTGGCAGCCTTCGCGGATGGATGTGCTGCCAAAAGCCATCAGCCAGTCGCTGGAGGGCCGTCTGCCGTGGAACGGCAAGGTCGCTATTGAGCTGCCTTATCGGGGGGATGCCCATTACAAGGTGGATATCAGTAGCGATCTGAAAAACGTCAGCAGCGACCTGCCGTCGCCGCTGGAGAAGAGCGCAGGCGAGCCGCTGCCGGTAAAACTGAACGTCGACGGCGATCTCAACAGCTTTACCCTGACGGGCAATGCCGGCAGCAAGAATCACTTTAACAGCCGCTGGCTGCTGAACCGCAAGCTGACGCTGGATCGCGCCATCTGGGCCAGCGACAGCCGAACGCTGCCGCCGCTGCCGGAGCAGGCGGGCATCGAACTCAATCTGCCGCCAATGGATGGTGCCGAGTGGTTAGCCCTGTTCCAGAGCGGCGTCGGGCAAAATGTCGATGAATCAGCCCAGTTCCCGCAGCACATTACGGTGCGCACTCCGGCCCTGACGCTGGGAGGACAACAGTGGAATAACCTGAGCATCGTCTCGCAGCCAACCTTAAACGGCTCAAAAGTCGAGGCCCAGGGACGGGAGATCAACGCCACCCTGCTGATGCGCGACACCGCGCCGTGGCAGGCGGCGATCCGCTATCTCTATTTCAACCCGGCAACCGCGACCGCCGGGAAAGGCAGCCCGGTTTCGCCGTTAGCCAGCACCACGCGGGTCAATTTCAGCGGCTGGCCTGATTTACAGCTACGCTGTGCCGAATGCTGGCTGTGGGGACAGAAGTATGGCCGTATCGACGGCGACTTCACCATTAAGGGCAATACCCTTAGCCTGGCGGGTGGGCTGATTGACACCGGCTTTGGCCGCCTGACCGCCAACGGCGAGTGGGTGAACGGCACCGAGCAGCGCACCTCGCTGAAAGGGCAAATCAAAGGCAACAAGCTGGATGCGGCCTCGAACTATTTTGGGATCACCACCCCGATTCGCGGGTCGTCGTTTGACCTCGACTACGATCTGCACTGGCGCGCTCAGCCGTGGAAGCCTGATGAAGCCTCGCTGAACGGCATCCTCAAAACCCGGCTGGGCAAGGGCGAAATTGCCGATCTGAGCACCGGTCATGCGGGACAGCTGCTGCGTCTGCTCAGCTTCGATGCCCTGCTGCGTAAGCTGCGGTTTGACTTCAGCGATACCTTTAACGAAGGGTTCTACTTCGACTCGATCCGCAGCACAGCGTGGATCAAAGAGGGTGTCCTGCATACCGATGACACCCTGGTCGACGGGCTGGAGGCGGATATCGCCATGAAAGGCTCCGTCAATCTGGTGCGTCGTGAACTGGATCTGGAAGCGGTGGTCGCCCCGGAAATATCCGCCACCGTCGGCGTGGCCGCGGCCTTTGCCGTTAACCCGATTGTAGGCGCGGCGGTGTTTGCCGCCAGTAAAGTGCTGGGGCCGCTGTGGAGCAAAGTCTCGATTCTGCGCTATCACATCACCGGCCCGGTCGATAAACCGCAGATTAACGAAGTGCTGCGCCAGCCGCGCAAAGATGCACAGCAATGA
- the aaeX gene encoding p-hydroxybenzoic acid efflux pump operon protein AaeX — translation MSLFPVIVVFGLSFPPIFFELLLSLAIFWLVRKVLAPTGIYDFVWHPALFNSALYCCLFYLVSRLFV, via the coding sequence ATGAGTCTGTTTCCCGTTATCGTGGTGTTCGGATTGTCGTTCCCACCGATATTCTTCGAACTTCTTTTATCACTGGCGATTTTTTGGCTGGTGCGAAAGGTGCTGGCTCCGACCGGGATCTATGATTTCGTCTGGCACCCTGCATTGTTCAATTCCGCGCTGTATTGCTGCCTGTTCTATCTGGTATCGCGCCTGTTTGTTTGA
- the aaeA gene encoding p-hydroxybenzoic acid efflux pump subunit AaeA, with product MKTLTRKISRTAITLALVILAFIAIFRAWVYYTESPWTRDARFSADIVAIAPDVAGLITAVNVHDNQLVKKDQVLFTVDQPRYQKALEEAEADVAYYQALAAEKRREAGRRNKLGVQAMSREEIDQSNNLLQTVLHQLAKAEATRDLAKLDLERTVIRAPSDGWVTNLNVYTGEFITRGSTAVALVKQHSFYVLAYMEETKLENVRPGYRAEITPLGSNRVMKGTVDSVAAGVTNSSATRDSKGMATVDSNLEWVRLAQRVPVRIRLDEQQGNLWPAGTTATVVITGETDRDASHDSLFRKIAHRLREFG from the coding sequence GTGAAAACGCTAACAAGAAAAATCTCCCGTACCGCCATTACCCTGGCACTGGTTATCCTCGCGTTCATCGCTATATTTCGCGCGTGGGTTTACTACACCGAGTCGCCCTGGACGCGCGATGCGCGCTTCAGCGCCGACATCGTCGCCATTGCCCCGGACGTGGCGGGCCTGATCACGGCCGTGAATGTGCATGACAACCAGCTGGTGAAAAAGGATCAGGTGCTGTTCACCGTGGACCAGCCGCGCTATCAGAAAGCGTTGGAAGAAGCAGAAGCCGATGTCGCCTACTACCAGGCGCTGGCTGCGGAAAAACGCCGCGAGGCGGGACGTCGTAATAAGCTGGGGGTGCAGGCAATGTCGCGGGAGGAGATCGACCAGTCCAACAACCTGCTGCAAACCGTGCTGCATCAGCTGGCGAAAGCCGAGGCTACCCGCGATCTGGCGAAGCTCGATCTTGAGCGTACCGTGATCCGCGCCCCGTCCGACGGCTGGGTGACCAACCTTAACGTCTATACCGGCGAATTTATTACCCGCGGCTCCACCGCCGTGGCGCTGGTCAAACAGCACTCCTTCTACGTGCTGGCCTATATGGAAGAGACCAAGCTGGAGAACGTCCGTCCGGGCTACCGGGCTGAGATCACCCCGCTGGGCAGCAACCGGGTCATGAAAGGCACGGTCGACAGCGTGGCTGCAGGGGTGACTAACTCCAGCGCCACCCGCGACAGCAAAGGGATGGCGACCGTCGATTCCAACCTGGAGTGGGTCCGTCTGGCCCAGCGCGTGCCGGTGCGTATTCGTCTGGATGAACAGCAGGGCAACCTGTGGCCTGCGGGCACCACCGCCACCGTGGTGATCACCGGTGAGACAGATCGGGACGCCAGCCATGACTCGCTGTTCCGTAAAATTGCCCATCGCCTGCGCGAGTTTGGTTAA
- the aaeR gene encoding HTH-type transcriptional activator AaeR — protein sequence MERLKRMSVFAKVVELGSFTAAARQLQMSVSSISQTVAKLEDDLQVKLLNRSTRSLGLTEAGKIYYQGCRRMLYEAQAVHEQLYAFNNTPIGTLRIGCSSTMAQNVLAEMTAEMLQEYPGLTVNLVTGIPAPDLIADGLDVVIRVGALQDSSLFSRRLGSMPMVVCAAKKYLARAGIPEKPADLSNHAWLEYSVRPDNEFELVAPEGLSTKLLPQGRFVTNDPMTISRWLVAGAGIAYVPLMWVINEINSGELEILFPRYQSDPRPVYAVYTEKDKLPLKVQVCINYLTDYFVQVAALFQEMRGRKE from the coding sequence ATGGAACGTCTAAAACGGATGTCAGTTTTTGCCAAAGTCGTTGAGCTGGGCTCCTTTACCGCCGCGGCCAGGCAACTGCAGATGAGCGTCTCGTCAATCAGCCAGACCGTCGCCAAACTGGAAGATGACCTCCAGGTGAAGCTCCTCAACCGCAGCACCCGTAGCCTTGGTCTGACCGAAGCCGGCAAAATCTATTATCAGGGCTGTCGGCGGATGTTGTATGAGGCCCAGGCGGTGCATGAGCAACTCTACGCCTTTAACAACACCCCCATCGGCACTCTGCGCATCGGCTGCTCTTCAACTATGGCACAAAATGTCCTGGCTGAAATGACCGCCGAGATGTTGCAGGAATACCCGGGGCTGACGGTCAATCTGGTCACCGGCATTCCTGCCCCGGATCTGATTGCCGATGGGCTGGATGTGGTGATCCGCGTCGGGGCATTGCAGGACTCCAGCCTCTTCTCCCGCCGTCTGGGCAGTATGCCAATGGTGGTCTGCGCGGCGAAAAAGTATCTCGCCCGAGCGGGGATCCCGGAGAAACCGGCGGATCTCAGTAATCACGCCTGGCTCGAGTACAGCGTGCGCCCGGATAATGAATTTGAGCTGGTTGCGCCGGAAGGGCTGTCAACAAAACTGCTGCCGCAGGGGCGCTTTGTCACCAACGATCCGATGACCATCTCCCGCTGGCTGGTGGCCGGGGCCGGGATCGCCTACGTCCCGCTGATGTGGGTGATCAACGAGATCAACAGCGGCGAGCTGGAGATCCTCTTCCCGCGCTATCAGTCGGATCCGCGCCCGGTGTATGCGGTCTATACCGAAAAGGACAAACTCCCGCTGAAGGTGCAGGTATGCATTAACTATCTGACGGACTATTTTGTGCAGGTGGCGGCGCTGTTTCAGGAGATGCGGGGAAGGAAGGAGTAA
- the tldD gene encoding metalloprotease TldD: MSLNLVSEHLLAANGLSHQDLFSILGQLTERRLDYGDLYFQSSYHESWVLEDSIIKDGSYNIDQGVGVRAVSGEKTGFAYADQISLNALQQSAQAARTIVRDSGDGRVKTLGEVQHSALYTSVDPLQSMSREEKLDILRRVDNVARAEDKRVQEVSASLSGVYELILVAATDGTLAADVRPLVRLSVSVLVEEDGKRERGSSGGGGRFGYEWFLNPVDGEVRADAWAKEAVRMALVNLSAVAAPAGTLPVVLGAGWPGVLLHEAVGHGLEGDFNRRGTSVFSGHMGELVASELCTVVDDGTMTDRRGSVSIDDEGTPGQYNVLIENGILKGYMQDKLNARLMGVAPTGNGRRESYAHLPMPRMTNTYMLAGKSTPQEIIESVEYGIYAPNFGGGQVDITSGKFVFSTSEAYLIEKGKVTKAVKGATLIGSGIEAMQQISMVGNDLKLDNGVGVCGKEGQSLPVGVGQPTLKVDNLTVGGTA; encoded by the coding sequence ATGAGTCTGAACCTGGTAAGTGAACATCTGCTGGCAGCGAACGGCCTGAGCCATCAGGACCTGTTTTCCATTCTTGGTCAACTGACCGAACGCCGTCTCGACTACGGCGATCTCTACTTTCAGTCGAGCTATCACGAATCCTGGGTTTTAGAAGACAGCATCATCAAAGATGGTTCTTATAACATCGACCAGGGCGTGGGTGTCCGTGCCGTCAGCGGTGAGAAAACCGGTTTTGCCTATGCAGACCAGATCAGCCTCAACGCCCTGCAGCAGAGCGCGCAGGCGGCACGCACCATCGTGCGCGACAGCGGTGACGGTCGGGTGAAGACCCTGGGCGAAGTGCAGCACTCTGCGCTCTATACCAGCGTCGATCCGCTGCAAAGTATGAGTCGGGAAGAGAAGCTGGATATTCTGCGCCGGGTGGACAACGTTGCCCGTGCGGAAGACAAGCGCGTGCAGGAAGTGTCGGCCAGCCTGAGCGGCGTGTATGAGCTGATTCTGGTGGCGGCGACCGATGGCACCCTGGCCGCCGACGTGCGTCCGCTGGTCCGTCTCTCCGTCAGCGTGCTGGTGGAAGAGGACGGCAAACGCGAGCGCGGCTCCAGCGGCGGCGGCGGTCGTTTTGGTTACGAATGGTTCCTGAACCCGGTCGATGGCGAAGTGCGTGCTGACGCGTGGGCAAAAGAGGCGGTGCGAATGGCGCTGGTCAATCTCTCTGCGGTGGCGGCCCCTGCGGGCACCCTGCCGGTGGTCCTGGGCGCGGGCTGGCCTGGCGTGCTGCTGCATGAAGCGGTGGGCCACGGTCTGGAAGGCGACTTTAACCGTCGCGGCACCTCGGTCTTCAGCGGCCACATGGGCGAGCTGGTGGCCTCTGAGCTCTGCACCGTGGTGGATGACGGCACCATGACCGATCGTCGTGGTTCGGTCTCTATCGACGACGAAGGGACCCCGGGTCAGTACAACGTGCTGATCGAGAACGGGATCCTGAAAGGCTACATGCAGGACAAGCTGAATGCGCGCCTGATGGGTGTGGCCCCAACCGGTAACGGTCGTCGCGAATCCTATGCGCACCTGCCGATGCCGCGTATGACCAACACCTATATGCTGGCGGGTAAATCCACGCCGCAGGAGATCATCGAGTCGGTGGAGTATGGCATCTATGCGCCAAACTTCGGCGGCGGCCAGGTGGATATCACCTCCGGCAAATTTGTCTTCTCGACCTCAGAAGCCTATCTGATCGAGAAGGGCAAAGTGACCAAAGCGGTGAAAGGCGCGACCCTGATCGGTTCTGGTATCGAAGCGATGCAGCAGATCTCGATGGTCGGTAACGATCTGAAGCTGGATAACGGCGTCGGTGTCTGCGGCAAAGAGGGCCAGAGCCTGCCGGTGGGTGTCGGTCAGCCGACCCTGAAGGTGGATAACCTGACCGTCGGCGGTACCGCGTAA
- the aaeB gene encoding p-hydroxybenzoic acid efflux pump subunit AaeB: MGIFSIADQHLRFAIKLAFAIVLALFVGFHFQLETPRWAVLTAAIVAAGPAFAAGGEPYSGAIRYRGMLRIVGTFIGCIAALTIVILMIRTPLLMLMVCCIWAGFCTWISSLVRVENSYAWGLSGYTALIIIITIQTNPLLAPQFAVERCSEIVMGIVCAIVADLLFSPRSIKQEVDRELDALIVAQYQLMQLCIKHGDSEEVDNAWSALVRRTTALEGMRSNLNMESSRWSRANRRLKALNTVSLTLITQACETYLIQNSRPEAITGTFREQFATPVATVQDVHKQLKRMRRVIAWTGERDTPVTIYTWVGAATRFLLLKRGVIGNTKISATEEEVLQGEVVVKAESAERHHAMVNFWRTMLACMLGTLFWLWTGWTSGSGAMVMIAVVTSLAMRLPNPRMVALDFLYGALAALPLGAFYFLVVLPSTQQSMLLLCISLAVMAFFIGIEVQKRRLGSLGALASTINILVLDNPMTFHFSQFLDSALGQIVGCFLAMMVILLVRDNSQARTGRVLLNQFVSAAVSAMTTNTARRKENHLPALYQQLFLLLTKFPGDIAKFRLALTLIIAHQRLRNAPVPVNDDLSAFHRQLRRTADHVISASSDDKRRRYFAQLLEELDIYQEKLRIWEAPRQVTEPVQRLVGMLHRYQNALTDS; this comes from the coding sequence ATGGGCATCTTCTCCATCGCCGACCAGCACCTGCGCTTTGCGATTAAGCTGGCCTTCGCCATCGTGCTGGCGCTGTTCGTCGGCTTTCACTTTCAGCTGGAAACCCCCCGCTGGGCGGTGCTGACGGCAGCGATTGTCGCCGCAGGTCCGGCGTTTGCGGCGGGTGGTGAACCTTATTCCGGGGCCATTCGCTATCGCGGGATGCTGCGTATTGTCGGCACCTTTATCGGCTGTATCGCCGCGCTGACCATCGTGATCCTGATGATCCGCACCCCGCTGCTGATGCTGATGGTGTGCTGTATCTGGGCCGGGTTCTGCACCTGGATCTCCTCTCTGGTGCGGGTGGAAAACTCCTACGCCTGGGGGCTTTCCGGCTATACCGCGCTGATCATTATCATCACCATTCAGACCAACCCCCTGCTGGCACCGCAGTTTGCCGTGGAGCGCTGCAGCGAGATCGTGATGGGGATTGTCTGTGCGATCGTGGCGGATCTGCTGTTCTCTCCTCGCTCCATTAAGCAGGAGGTAGATCGCGAATTGGATGCGCTGATCGTTGCCCAGTACCAGCTGATGCAACTGTGCATCAAGCATGGCGACAGCGAAGAGGTCGATAACGCCTGGAGTGCGCTGGTGCGTCGTACCACCGCGCTGGAAGGGATGCGCAGCAACCTCAATATGGAGTCGTCGCGCTGGTCGCGGGCTAACCGCCGCCTGAAGGCGCTCAATACCGTCTCCTTAACCCTGATCACCCAGGCCTGTGAAACCTATCTGATCCAGAATTCCCGCCCCGAGGCGATCACCGGGACCTTCCGGGAGCAGTTCGCTACTCCCGTCGCCACCGTGCAGGATGTGCATAAACAGCTCAAACGCATGCGCCGGGTCATCGCCTGGACCGGCGAGCGAGACACCCCGGTGACCATCTACACCTGGGTGGGGGCGGCGACGCGCTTCCTGCTCCTCAAACGTGGCGTGATCGGCAATACCAAAATCAGCGCCACCGAAGAGGAAGTCCTCCAAGGTGAAGTGGTGGTCAAAGCCGAGTCGGCGGAACGTCACCATGCGATGGTCAACTTCTGGCGCACCATGCTCGCCTGTATGCTCGGCACGTTATTCTGGCTGTGGACCGGCTGGACCTCCGGCAGCGGGGCGATGGTGATGATCGCCGTGGTCACCTCGCTGGCGATGCGTCTGCCCAATCCGCGAATGGTGGCGCTCGATTTTCTGTACGGTGCGCTGGCAGCGCTCCCGCTGGGTGCTTTCTATTTCCTGGTGGTTCTGCCCTCGACCCAGCAAAGTATGCTGCTACTCTGTATCAGCCTTGCGGTGATGGCCTTCTTTATTGGTATCGAGGTGCAGAAGCGACGCCTGGGTTCGCTTGGGGCGCTGGCCAGTACCATTAACATTCTGGTGCTGGATAATCCGATGACGTTCCACTTCAGCCAGTTCCTGGATAGCGCGCTGGGGCAGATTGTTGGCTGTTTCCTCGCCATGATGGTTATTTTGCTGGTGCGCGATAACTCGCAGGCCCGCACCGGACGCGTGCTGCTGAACCAGTTTGTTTCCGCTGCCGTTTCCGCGATGACCACCAACACCGCCCGACGCAAAGAGAACCATCTCCCCGCGCTCTATCAGCAGCTGTTTTTACTGCTGACCAAATTCCCGGGAGATATCGCTAAATTCCGCCTGGCCCTGACGCTGATCATCGCCCACCAGCGTCTGCGCAATGCGCCGGTGCCGGTTAATGACGACCTCTCGGCGTTCCACCGTCAGCTGCGACGCACCGCCGATCACGTCATTTCGGCCAGCAGCGACGATAAGCGGCGACGCTATTTTGCTCAGCTGCTGGAGGAGCTGGATATCTACCAGGAAAAACTGCGCATCTGGGAGGCACCTAGACAGGTAACCGAACCGGTGCAGCGGCTGGTAGGAATGCTGCATCGCTACCAGAACGCTCTCACCGACAGCTAA
- a CDS encoding NAD-dependent succinate-semialdehyde dehydrogenase codes for MTTQALQDSALFQTGYLVDGVWKTLDTTFDVLNPATGEVIAKVAKAGSKETEEAIAAASRAFPAWRARTAKERSAILYRWYELIIENKPWLGQLMTTEQGKPLKEAEGEVEYAASFIQWFAEQAKRANGEIIPPVKPGSRILATREPVGVVAAITPWNFPMAMLTRKLGPALAAGCTGVIKPANNTPLSAFALLTLAKKAGVPDGVLNAVAGNTSEISDAIMASPEVRKISFTGSTAVGKTLMRNAAETMKKVSMELGGNAPYIVFDDADIDAAVKGAIANKFRNAGQVCVSVNRFYIQESVYDAFVSQLAAAVNALKVGNGLEEGTIVGPLIEPSAVKKVREHVEDAVAKGATVLAGGKPHELGGNFWQPTVLGNCHEGMALASEETFGPVAACFRFTSEEEVIQRANNTPFGLAAYFYTQNLQRVFRVSQAIESGMIGINECAVSTELGPFGGVKESGLGREGSVLGLEEFLEVKTLHIGGL; via the coding sequence ATGACGACCCAGGCTCTACAGGACAGTGCGCTATTTCAGACAGGATATCTGGTCGATGGCGTATGGAAAACGCTCGATACCACATTTGATGTCCTTAACCCGGCCACCGGTGAGGTGATCGCTAAAGTGGCAAAAGCGGGCAGCAAAGAGACCGAAGAGGCCATCGCCGCCGCAAGCCGTGCTTTCCCGGCGTGGCGGGCCAGAACCGCAAAAGAGCGTTCGGCCATCCTCTATCGCTGGTATGAATTAATCATTGAAAACAAGCCGTGGCTTGGACAACTGATGACCACCGAGCAGGGCAAGCCGCTGAAAGAGGCGGAAGGTGAGGTCGAGTACGCGGCCAGCTTTATTCAGTGGTTCGCCGAGCAGGCCAAACGCGCCAACGGTGAGATCATTCCCCCGGTTAAACCCGGCTCCCGCATTCTGGCCACCCGCGAACCGGTTGGCGTGGTAGCGGCCATCACGCCGTGGAATTTTCCGATGGCGATGCTGACCCGCAAGCTGGGCCCGGCGCTGGCCGCAGGCTGCACCGGGGTGATCAAACCGGCCAACAACACGCCGCTCAGCGCCTTTGCCCTGCTGACCCTTGCCAAAAAAGCGGGCGTCCCGGACGGCGTACTCAACGCGGTTGCGGGCAATACCTCTGAGATAAGCGATGCCATCATGGCCAGCCCTGAGGTGCGCAAAATCTCCTTTACTGGCTCGACGGCAGTTGGCAAAACGCTGATGCGTAATGCCGCCGAGACCATGAAGAAAGTTTCGATGGAGCTGGGCGGGAATGCGCCCTATATCGTCTTTGACGACGCCGATATTGATGCCGCAGTAAAAGGGGCTATCGCCAACAAATTCCGTAATGCGGGCCAGGTCTGCGTCAGCGTCAACCGCTTCTATATTCAGGAGTCGGTGTATGACGCCTTCGTCAGCCAGCTCGCCGCCGCCGTAAACGCCTTAAAAGTGGGTAACGGCCTGGAGGAGGGCACTATTGTCGGGCCGCTGATTGAGCCTTCTGCGGTGAAAAAAGTGCGCGAGCATGTAGAGGATGCGGTCGCCAAAGGGGCGACGGTCCTGGCAGGCGGCAAGCCGCATGAGCTGGGCGGCAACTTCTGGCAGCCGACGGTGTTGGGTAACTGTCATGAAGGGATGGCACTCGCCAGCGAAGAGACCTTTGGCCCCGTTGCGGCCTGCTTCCGTTTTACCTCCGAAGAGGAGGTTATTCAGCGCGCCAATAATACGCCCTTTGGACTGGCCGCCTATTTCTATACCCAGAATCTGCAGCGGGTGTTCCGCGTCTCTCAGGCCATTGAGAGCGGGATGATCGGCATTAATGAATGTGCGGTCTCTACCGAGCTGGGGCCGTTTGGTGGGGTGAAAGAGTCAGGGCTGGGTCGTGAAGGCTCAGTACTGGGACTGGAGGAGTTCCTGGAAGTGAAAACCCTGCATATCGGGGGATTATAA